In Streptomyces venezuelae, the sequence ACCTCGCCGACTTCCACTACTCGCCCGACGACGTCGGCGCGCCCATCGCCAGCGGATCGTTCCGCACCCGGGGCATGATCGTGGCCCCCTGTTCCGTGAAGAGCCTCGCCCAGATCGCCGTCGGCACCTGCGACACCCTGCTCGCCCGGGCGGCCGACGTCACCCTCAAGGAACGCAACCGGCTCGTCCTCATGGTCCGCGAGACCCCGCTGACCCTCACCCACCTGCGCAACATGACGACCGTGACGGAGAACGGCGGCATCATCGCGCCCCCCGTCCCGGCCTTCTACACCCGCCCCAAGGGTCTGGAAGAAGTCGTCGACCAGTCCGTGGGCCGGGCACTGGACCTCTTCGGAATCGACTCCGAGACCTTCCCGCGCTGGGGCGAGCCGCCCGCAGGGGCCGAGGGCCCCGCCCCCACCCACACCACCACGCGACCCCTCGCGCAGAGCGCGATCCACGTCTGAGGAAGCACATATGACGAAGCACCTGACGAGCCTGCGCGAGCACCTCGCCGCTCTCGCCGAGCTGGGCGACGTGCGGGAGCTGCACACGCCGGCCGACACCCACCTGGAGATCGGCGCCGTCATCCGGCGCAGTGCCGAGAACCGCGACCCGGCTCCGCTGTTCACCGCGGTCAAGGGCTACGCACCCGGCTTCCGGGTCCTCGGCGCCCCCGCCGCGCTCAGCTCGGCGCCCGGCGCCCCCTGGGCCAGGGTCGCCCTCTCCCTCGGCCTCGACGCCGCCGCCCACCCGCTGGACATCGTCGAGGAGCTGGCCGCGGCGCGCGGCCGCGAGCCCATCGCGCCGGTCGTCGTCGACCACGGGCCCTGCCAGGAGAACGTGCTGCTCGGCGAAGACGCCACGCTGGACTCCTTTCCCGTACCGCTCATCCACGACGGGGACGGCGGCCGCTACATCAACACCTGGGGGGCGATCGTCGTCCGCACCCCCGACGGCAGCTGGACCAACTGGTCCATCGCGCGCGTCATGATGATCGACGGCCGCCGGATGGCCGGCATGGTCCGGCCGCTCCAGGACGTCGGGAAGATCTTCAAGCTGTGGCGCGACCGCGGTGAGCCCATGCCCTTCGCCCTGGTCCAGGGCGCCGAGCCGGCCGTCCCCTTCGCCTGCGGCATGGGACTCCCTTCCGGGACCGACGAGGCCGGCTACCTCGGCGCCCACTTCGGTGAGCCCCTGGAACTCGTGCGCTGCAAGACCGTCGACCTGGAGGTGCCCGCCACCGCGGAGATCGTCATCGAAGGGCACGTCTCCCTCGACGAGACCGCGCCCGAGGGACCCATGGGCGAATACGCGGGCTACCTCACCGGCAAGGCGAACCCCTGGCCCGTCTTCCACATCAGCGCCATCACCCACCGCGACAACCCGATCCTGCCCGTCGTCTCCGCGGGAAAGCCCGTCGAGGAGGACCACACCGCGGTCGGTACGACGTACTCGGCCGAGGCCCTGCACCAGCTCCGCGCGGCCGGGCTCCCGGTCACCGCCGCCTGGATCGTGCCGGAGACCGCCATCAACCTGCTGGCCGTCACCGTTCCGCGCGACTGGCGCGAGCGCTCCGCGTTCACCAGCACGCGCATGCTCACGCGCGCCATCGCCCATCTGGCGCTGCGCCCCAAGGTCGGCTACTGGGTCACCCGGATCATGGTCCTCGACGACGACATCGACCCCACCGACCTGCGCGACCTGATGTGGGCGTTCCACACGCGCAGCCATCCCACGCGCGGTCAGATCCTCATCGAGGACCAGAAGGTCACCCCGCTGCACGTCGTCTACTCGCCCGAAGAACTCGCCGAGGGCGGCCCGAAGATCGCGTACGACTGCCTCCTGCACCCCGACGAGGACAAGCGGGCCCGCAGCACCGCGTTCAAGGACAACTTCTCCGCCGACATCCAGGCCCGCGCCCTCGCCATCTGGGAGAACCGATGACCGCGTCGCACACCGTCACCAGCACCGGCACCCGCCCCGCCGCCCCCGCGGACCAGGAGGCGCCGCGGCGCATGGTCATGGTCAGCGGGGGCACGCGCGGCATCGGCCGGGCCGTCGCCGTCCACCTCGCCGCCGAGGGGTACGACATAGCCTTCTGCGGCAGGTCCGCCTCGGCGGCCGCCGAGGAGACGGCCGAACTGGTCCGCGCCCGGGGCGTCTCCTGCTTCCACGAGCCGTGCGACGTGGCGGATCACCAGGCGGTCGAGACGTTCGTCCAGCGGGCCGAGGACGCGCTCGGGCCGGTGTACGGCCTGGTCAACTCGGCCGGGATCGTCAAGGACAACCACCTCGTGATGATGCCCGTCGACGACTGGACCTCGGTGATCGACACCAACCTCACCGGAACGTTCAACTTCTGCCGGACCGTCGGATTCGGCATGCTCAAGCGGCGCGCGGGCGCGATCGTCAACATCTCGTCGGTGGCCGGCGTCTACGGCCACGCCACACAGGCCAACTACGCCGCCTCCAAGGGCGGCGTGAACAGCCTCAGCCGCACCCTCGCCAAGGAGCTCGCCCGGCACGGCATCCGGGTCAACGTCGTGGCTCCCGGCTTCATCGAGACCGACATGACGGACGACCTCAGCGACAAGGCACGCAAGGAAGCCCTCGCGGCGGTCCCGCTCCGGCGCTTCGGCACCGCCCGGGAAGTCGCCGACCTGACGGGCTTCCTGCTCTCCGACAAGGCGTCCTACATCACCGGACAGATCCTCCAGGTGGACGGAGGCGTGGCGCTGTGACCACGCCGTACCCGCCGGTGCGCCCCGGCGAGCTGCACCTGTGGTGGCTCACCGTGCCGCCGGCGGGTACGGACACGGACACGGCCGCGCGGCTCCTCGACCCGCAGCAGCGGGCGCGCGCCGAGCGGCTGAACCGGCCGCTGCACCGGCACCGCAAGATCATGGCCCACGCCGGCCTGCGCGTCCTGCTCGCGGGACACCTGGGTGCCCACCCGTCCGAGGTCCGGTTGCGGCGGGCGCCCTGCCCGCGGTGCGGCGGACCGCACGGCCGCCCCTACGCGGAAGGCGGGCACGGCCTGGAGTTCTCGATGGCCCACGCGGGCGACGGGGTCCTGTACGGCTTCGCCCTGGGCCCCGTCGGCGTGGACCTGGAATCCACCGAGGTGCGGCCGCGTACCGCCGCCGCCCGGCTGCTGCCGGCCGCGCAGCGGCGCACGCTCGACGCCCTGCCCGAGTCCGAGCGCTTCCGTGCCTTCCTGGGCTGCTGGGTCCGTACGGAGGCGTACCTGAAGGGAATCGGTACGGGGCTCGCGCACGGCCTGGCGGCGGCGGAGGACGCGCCGGCCGACCCCGCCTGGCAGTTCGTGGATCCCGAGGTGCCGGGCGGGTTCGTCGCGGCTGCGGCCGTGACCGGTCGCGCCCTGCCGGCGGCGGCCGGTTCCGCTCGGGGCCGCCTGCGGACGCTGACCGGTAGATTGCCCGCGGCGTCCGTCCTCGGCGCCGCCGAGTCGGCTCGAACAGGAGAGGGGCGGGGAATGCGCGACACCGATCCCGGCCGGCGCGCGGCGCCGCGCGCGGACGCGGAAGAGGGCCAGGACACGGACGCGGGCCAGGACGCAGACGCGGTCCAGGACGCAGACGCGGTCCAGGACGCGCTGCTGGACGAACTGCGCACCGCGACGGGCCGGCCGCCCGAGGCGCTCGTCGCGGCCATCGCCGCGTGGCCGGCGCCGCACGCGTACGCGTCCACCGCGCCCGGAGCCTACGGGCGGACCGATACGGAACAGGCCGACGCGGAACGGACTGATGCGGGGCAGGCCGGTGCGGAACGGGCCGACGCGGAACGGGCCGACGCGGGGCAGAGCGGTGCCGGCCCGGTCGGCGGCGGGTGGGCCGGGGCCTCCGCCCGTTTCACACCGCGGCCCGGTACGCCCCGCTGACGCCGTACTTCTTGTGCAGCTGTTCCCCGAGGCGGCGCAGCGCCCGGCCCCGCAGCGGGCCCACCGAGCCGCGGGCGATCCCGAGGCGGCGGCTGACCTCGTCGTACCCCGGGGCGGGGTCCGAGCTCAGGAGCGCCAGGAGCTGCTGGTCCCGCTCGGGCAGTTCCGCGAGGGCCGACAGGACCTCCGCGCTGCGCTCCCGGCTGAGCAGGGCGTCCTCCGGCCCGGCGTGCGCGGTGACGGGACGGTCCAGGCTCCCCGTGTCACCGACGGGAACGTACCGCCCCGAACGTTCGTACTGCTTGAGGCTCTCCCGGCGCGCGCAGGTGGTGAGCCAGGCCGGGAACCGCTCCGGCGTGTGCATCCGGGGCAGGCTCTGGTACACCCGCAGCCAGGTCATCTGGAAGACCTCCTCACAGTCGGCCGAGCTCAGCCGGTGCGAGCGGGCCACCGTCCACACCACCGGGGCGTAGCGCTCGACGAGCGCCGCCCACGCCTGCTGGGAACCGGACAGGGCCGCGGCGACCAGCTCACCGGGGCCGGGAGCTCCGGGGGCCGCGTCCGCCGGGCGCGTTCGCGTCGTAGACATGGGTTCCTTCCTGGGTAGTGCGGGGCGGTAGCGGGGCGCGGTTGCGGGCCGGTTGGCGGGCGCCTGCGCGGACCCGTACGTGTCGTGTCCGCGCAGGCGCCCGTCCCGGTGCCGGTCAGCCGGGGGAGCCGGCCGTGTCGAGGACGGCGCAGCCCACCAGGCCGTCCCCGGACACCGACGTGACGACCGCCGTGCCGCCGTGGGTGCGGCCCTCGTGCTGCCACACACCGAGCACCGCCGCGATCTGCAGGACCCCGTCGGCGCTGAAGCACTCGCCGACCGTTTCCTTGACCCGTACGACCTGTCCGGGCAGCGCTCCGCCCAGGGCGAGGCCCAGGGCGCTCTCCTCCACACGGTCCAGGCCGGTCCGGCCGGTGCACCCCAGGGAGACCGTGGTCACCTCGGCCGGGTCCTTGCCGCTGCGCCGCAGCGCCGCGGCGATCACCGACGCCAGCCCCTCGGCAAGGCGCTCCCGCGGTGCGAAACCCGTCTCGCAGGCCAGTACCCGGGCGAGGGCCGTCCGCCCCGCGGCCAGCGCCGCGTCCTGCGGCTCCACCACCAGCACCGCGGCGCCCTCACCCACGGGAGCCTGCGGGTCGAGCGCCCCCGACAGGTGCCAGCCCCACGCGCCCTGCGGGCTGAACTCCTCCACGCCGCCGACCAGGAGACGGTCGGCGTGCCCCTGGCGCAGCGCGTTGCGCGCGTAGCGCAGCGCCTGGACACCGGCCAGATGACCGCCGGCCAGCGTGGCGTTCACCCCGCGCAGTCCGTGCCGGATGGCGATCTGGCCGGCCGCGCAGTTCATCACCGTGTTGGGGAAGAGGCTGGGGTTCACCAGGTAGGGGCGCTCCTGGCGCAGCGTCTCCATCGAGTACTCGCTGGAGCTGCGGATGCTCCCCGTGCTGGTGCCGAGCACGACACCCGTACGCTCACCGACCGGGTCCGGCTGCGCGTCCAGCGCCAGCCGGCAGGCCACCAGACCCAGTCGGGTGGTCCGGTCGAGATGGCGCACGCCCTTGCGGCCGATCAGTTCCTCGGTCCGCAGATCGGGTACGGTCCGCACCGGCCGCGGCGGCGGCGTCTCGTCGCCGGGCAGCGCCTCGGGGTGTCCCGTGAGGCCCTCGGCCACGGCCCGCCCCAGGGCTTCGAGCCCGAGCCCGGCGGGCGTCGCCACGCCGACCGCGGTGACGGCCAGCGGAAGGACGGCGAGCGTGGGGCGGTCCGCGGCCGCTTCGGCGATGGCGGTGCTCATGAGGCCCTTCCGAGAATGGTGATGGCGTTGTTGCCGCCGAAGGCGAACCCGTGGTTCTGCACGACCCGCGGGCTGGCGGGGCGGGCCACGCCCGCCACCGGGTCGACGCCCGCGCCCAGCGCGGGGTCGACGTTCTCGACACCGGCGGTGGGCGGCAGGAAGCCCTCGTACAGGGCCATGCAGCAGATCAGCGCGCCGAAGCCGCTGGCCGCGCCCATCGTGTGGCCGATCATCGACTTGATCGAGCTGATCGGCGGGATCCTGTCGCCGAAGACCTCGCGGGCCGCCGCCACCTCGGTCGCGTCGTTGGTGCGGGTGCCGGTGCCGTGGGCGCAGATGTAGTCGATGTCCTCGGGTGTGACGCCCGCGCTGCGGTGCGCCGCCCGGATGCACGAGGCGATGCTGCCCGGATCGGGGTGCACCATGTGCTCGGCGTCGCAGTTGACGCTGTACCCGAGCACCTCGGCGTAGATGCGCGCCCCGCGGGCGACGGCGCGGTCGTACGGCTCCACGAGCAGCGCGACCCCGCCTTCCGCGGTGAGGATGCCCGCGCGGTCCGCGTCGAAGGGACGGCAGATCTCCTCGGCCAGCGCACCGAGGCGATAGAACCCGGCGTGCGCCCAGCGGTTCAGCGAGTCCGCGCCGCCGGCCAGCATGTAGTCGGCCTCACCGCTCGCCACCATGTCGTAGGCGTAGCCGAGCGCGTAGTTGCTGGCCGAACAGGCGGTGGCCAGCGTCAGCGCCTCGCCCGACAGCCCGAGCTCGCTGTTGACCGCGGCGGCGATCCGGCCCGCCGGGACGGCGCCGACCCGGCTGCCGTCCAGGGACTTCAGCCCGTCCGCCGCCCAGGCGGAGACGAGCTCCTCGATGACGGCCGACTCGCCGCTGGTGGTGCCCATCACGGACCCCGAACGGGCCCCGGCCAGGGCCGACTCGGTGAGATCCGCGTCGGCGACCGCCAGCCGGGCGGCCGACGCCGCGAACTGGGAGCTGCGGCCCCACCGCGCGGGTTCGATCCGGCGCAGCCACGCGGCGGGGTCGAAGTCGTGCACCTCGCCCGCGTGGGTGTGGGGGAAGCCGGTGGTGTCGAAGCCGCTGATGGGCGAGGTGGTGCGGCGGCCGGCCCGGATGGAGGCGGTGAACTCGGCGGCGCCGATGCCGGCGCTGCTCACCGCCCCCAGACCGGTGATGGCGACGCGGCGGGTGCCCGGCTCAGGCATCGCTACCGGCCTCCAGGGAGCGCGTGACCACGGCCCGGACGCCGTCGAGGTTGACCATCTCGACCAGGGCGTCCTGGGGGATCTTGACGCCCAGGTCCTTCTCGATGCGGGCCAGGATCTCGATGGCGAGGAGGGAGTCGGCGTCGTGGTCCTCGATGAAGCTGCTCGTGTCGGTGAGCTCGGCCTGGTCCAGTTCCAGGACTTCCAGGACGATCTCCCGGAGCTGGCTGTCCTGCTCGGCGGTGAGGGTGACGGTGTCGGCGCTCATGGCGTCTGCCTTTCGTTCGTGGTGGTTGCGGTTGCGGTTGCGGTGGTGGTTGCCGTTGCGGTGGCCGGCCGGGGGCCGGCGGCCGTACGGGTGCCGGGCGCGGGCCGGGCGGCACCCGCCGCGGCGGTCGGCCGGGGCAGGTGCGCGGGCGGTGCGGGGCGCGGCCCCCGGTGGCGCAGGTTGACGACCGACGCCTGGGCCAGCGCCACCGGGTTGAGGAAGCGCAGCGGCCCGATGAGCCGGGAGGCGAACAGGTGCATGTGGCGGGCCATGGCCTCGTCGCGGGCCGCCGCCGAGAACATCAGCCGCTCGAAGGGGTTGAAGGGCCGGCCCTTGGCGTAGTCGATGGCCAGGTGCTGGTGGCCGCCGAGACCGCGCCGGTGGCGGCGTACGTAGGCCGCGAGCGCCTGGTCCAGGTCACCGCGACCCGTCGCGGCCGTGGCGGTCGCCTCGGCCAGCCACTGGGCGGACTGCAGCGCCCAGCCGCAGCCGACGCCCCACAGCGGGTCGCTGGTGGTGGCGGCGTCGCCGATGAGCGCGACGCCCGGCGCGCCCGGCCGCCGCGAGTGCAGCGGGTAGTTGACGGTTCCGGTGATCTTGGTGATGCGCTCGGCGGCGTCGATGTCGGGGCCGCCGGGCAGGGCCCGGACGAACTCCGTGAAGGCGCCCTCCAGATCCTCGCGGAAGGCCGGCAGCCGGTCCTTGCCGGGGATCACCGCGACGACCGTGACCCCGTCGTCGTTCGGCATCGCGTACGCCACGTCCGGCTCCAGGAACCAGGAGTGCGTGATCCCGTCGCGCAGCGGGAGGTTCCGGAAGTGCGCGAAGTAGCTGAACCGCTCGTTTTCGTACGTCCGCGTCTCGATCCCGGCGAACCGGGCGACCGGCGAGTCCTTGCCGTCCGCGCCCACGACCAGGCGCGCCCGCAGTTCGACCTCCCCGTCGGGCCCCGAGACCCGCGCGCCCACCGTGCGCCCGCCCTCCTGGACCAGGCCGGTCACGGTGTGCCCGGTCAGCAGGTCGACGCCCGGGGTCCGGGCGGC encodes:
- a CDS encoding UbiX family flavin prenyltransferase; protein product: MNHISYPRGSNRMVVGISGATGIAYGIRTLQVLRAAGIETHLVMSRSARLTLSYESDLSTAQVQDLADFHYSPDDVGAPIASGSFRTRGMIVAPCSVKSLAQIAVGTCDTLLARAADVTLKERNRLVLMVRETPLTLTHLRNMTTVTENGGIIAPPVPAFYTRPKGLEEVVDQSVGRALDLFGIDSETFPRWGEPPAGAEGPAPTHTTTRPLAQSAIHV
- a CDS encoding UbiD family decarboxylase, translating into MTKHLTSLREHLAALAELGDVRELHTPADTHLEIGAVIRRSAENRDPAPLFTAVKGYAPGFRVLGAPAALSSAPGAPWARVALSLGLDAAAHPLDIVEELAAARGREPIAPVVVDHGPCQENVLLGEDATLDSFPVPLIHDGDGGRYINTWGAIVVRTPDGSWTNWSIARVMMIDGRRMAGMVRPLQDVGKIFKLWRDRGEPMPFALVQGAEPAVPFACGMGLPSGTDEAGYLGAHFGEPLELVRCKTVDLEVPATAEIVIEGHVSLDETAPEGPMGEYAGYLTGKANPWPVFHISAITHRDNPILPVVSAGKPVEEDHTAVGTTYSAEALHQLRAAGLPVTAAWIVPETAINLLAVTVPRDWRERSAFTSTRMLTRAIAHLALRPKVGYWVTRIMVLDDDIDPTDLRDLMWAFHTRSHPTRGQILIEDQKVTPLHVVYSPEELAEGGPKIAYDCLLHPDEDKRARSTAFKDNFSADIQARALAIWENR
- the fabG gene encoding 3-oxoacyl-ACP reductase FabG, which encodes MVMVSGGTRGIGRAVAVHLAAEGYDIAFCGRSASAAAEETAELVRARGVSCFHEPCDVADHQAVETFVQRAEDALGPVYGLVNSAGIVKDNHLVMMPVDDWTSVIDTNLTGTFNFCRTVGFGMLKRRAGAIVNISSVAGVYGHATQANYAASKGGVNSLSRTLAKELARHGIRVNVVAPGFIETDMTDDLSDKARKEALAAVPLRRFGTAREVADLTGFLLSDKASYITGQILQVDGGVAL
- a CDS encoding 4'-phosphopantetheinyl transferase family protein, which codes for MTTPYPPVRPGELHLWWLTVPPAGTDTDTAARLLDPQQRARAERLNRPLHRHRKIMAHAGLRVLLAGHLGAHPSEVRLRRAPCPRCGGPHGRPYAEGGHGLEFSMAHAGDGVLYGFALGPVGVDLESTEVRPRTAAARLLPAAQRRTLDALPESERFRAFLGCWVRTEAYLKGIGTGLAHGLAAAEDAPADPAWQFVDPEVPGGFVAAAAVTGRALPAAAGSARGRLRTLTGRLPAASVLGAAESARTGEGRGMRDTDPGRRAAPRADAEEGQDTDAGQDADAVQDADAVQDALLDELRTATGRPPEALVAAIAAWPAPHAYASTAPGAYGRTDTEQADAERTDAGQAGAERADAERADAGQSGAGPVGGGWAGASARFTPRPGTPR
- a CDS encoding RNA polymerase sigma factor, which translates into the protein MSTTRTRPADAAPGAPGPGELVAAALSGSQQAWAALVERYAPVVWTVARSHRLSSADCEEVFQMTWLRVYQSLPRMHTPERFPAWLTTCARRESLKQYERSGRYVPVGDTGSLDRPVTAHAGPEDALLSRERSAEVLSALAELPERDQQLLALLSSDPAPGYDEVSRRLGIARGSVGPLRGRALRRLGEQLHKKYGVSGAYRAAV
- a CDS encoding beta-ketoacyl synthase N-terminal-like domain-containing protein, coding for MSTAIAEAAADRPTLAVLPLAVTAVGVATPAGLGLEALGRAVAEGLTGHPEALPGDETPPPRPVRTVPDLRTEELIGRKGVRHLDRTTRLGLVACRLALDAQPDPVGERTGVVLGTSTGSIRSSSEYSMETLRQERPYLVNPSLFPNTVMNCAAGQIAIRHGLRGVNATLAGGHLAGVQALRYARNALRQGHADRLLVGGVEEFSPQGAWGWHLSGALDPQAPVGEGAAVLVVEPQDAALAAGRTALARVLACETGFAPRERLAEGLASVIAAALRRSGKDPAEVTTVSLGCTGRTGLDRVEESALGLALGGALPGQVVRVKETVGECFSADGVLQIAAVLGVWQHEGRTHGGTAVVTSVSGDGLVGCAVLDTAGSPG
- a CDS encoding beta-ketoacyl-[acyl-carrier-protein] synthase family protein — its product is MPEPGTRRVAITGLGAVSSAGIGAAEFTASIRAGRRTTSPISGFDTTGFPHTHAGEVHDFDPAAWLRRIEPARWGRSSQFAASAARLAVADADLTESALAGARSGSVMGTTSGESAVIEELVSAWAADGLKSLDGSRVGAVPAGRIAAAVNSELGLSGEALTLATACSASNYALGYAYDMVASGEADYMLAGGADSLNRWAHAGFYRLGALAEEICRPFDADRAGILTAEGGVALLVEPYDRAVARGARIYAEVLGYSVNCDAEHMVHPDPGSIASCIRAAHRSAGVTPEDIDYICAHGTGTRTNDATEVAAAREVFGDRIPPISSIKSMIGHTMGAASGFGALICCMALYEGFLPPTAGVENVDPALGAGVDPVAGVARPASPRVVQNHGFAFGGNNAITILGRAS
- a CDS encoding acyl carrier protein, which produces MSADTVTLTAEQDSQLREIVLEVLELDQAELTDTSSFIEDHDADSLLAIEILARIEKDLGVKIPQDALVEMVNLDGVRAVVTRSLEAGSDA
- a CDS encoding NAD(P)/FAD-dependent oxidoreductase; its protein translation is MTALEDRVYDVVISGASIAGSAAAILLARRGVRVALLERRSDPAAHKVLCTHYLQPCSYPVLEELGLIPDLEKAGAVRNEARWYTRWGWIEPKAAPAGPELPYSYNVRRSTLDPLIRAHAARTPGVDLLTGHTVTGLVQEGGRTVGARVSGPDGEVELRARLVVGADGKDSPVARFAGIETRTYENERFSYFAHFRNLPLRDGITHSWFLEPDVAYAMPNDDGVTVVAVIPGKDRLPAFREDLEGAFTEFVRALPGGPDIDAAERITKITGTVNYPLHSRRPGAPGVALIGDAATTSDPLWGVGCGWALQSAQWLAEATATAATGRGDLDQALAAYVRRHRRGLGGHQHLAIDYAKGRPFNPFERLMFSAAARDEAMARHMHLFASRLIGPLRFLNPVALAQASVVNLRHRGPRPAPPAHLPRPTAAAGAARPAPGTRTAAGPRPATATATTTATATATTTNERQTP